AGCTGATTATTATTAGCTGATTAGGCCAAATAGTAATAATGAACTGTACACCGACCAGAAATAATCTTTATGGGTTTATTTCTATGTGTGGTGGTTAGTTAGTATAGGTGTAACATACCAGACACTCAGGAGCCTGTCGTGAGCAGCTCCTGACAGAAAGTACATCCCATTACTGTCTGGGGGTCGTGTTGTGGCGAAGCAGAGAGTCGTTACCATGGTAGAGTGACCTGTGAATTTCTGCAAATTGGGGAGATATTGTTAAAtctgaaactttttttgtttttatttgattgtgGCTGAAGCATAGAGGTCAGACTCACCCTGTACATTTCCTTGGTCTCCAGGTTCCACATCTTGATGGTCATTCCTGCCGAAAGCAGTAGCTTTCCATCTGGACTTATACACAGGCTGCTGACAGCTGATCTGTCTGCCTTCCATTTGCTGAACACAGAACATGTTTGCTTGTGAATTAGATAGACAACTTTATTATGTTGAATAAAGCAAGAGGAAACCCATActggtcaaaaaccaaacacAAATAACTGCACTCACTCACCAACTAACTTTTCCTTTCTGCAGGTCCCATTCAGCTATGTGTGTGTCATCTGAGCCGCTGTATAACACAGAGTCGTCTGGATGCCACTGGATGCTGTTCACCGGACCACTGTGTCCTCCATCCTGAGAGGTTAAGACATCATTTACATCCCTAATAGAAACGTCTACTTTTatgttataaaatgttattttataataatgaacatatatacttgctatttttttccggcacattcataatcattacttttgctaGTGCTTTGCAGCAAGCTTTATGCATGGCATATATTCCGCCCCCCAgcatatttaagtaattaaattaatataaatgtgcaattagtcaactaatggccCTAGTTATTACAGTCCTACGGAAGTAACGTGCTATTTGCTTGCCATTTTCAAGTCAACTGTTGTGTACCAAAACTTCCTTTAATGGGTtcgttcacccataaatgaaaattccgtCATCATTTAGGGTACAACagggctaaaggcacaccttaaGGAAAAAAATTGCTTTTCAATACTCTTAAGTGTATGaatgcagaaaaaatatatatgtttgcattgaacattgatggagcaacagattttatgtgaaaataaatcataaaagtggttaattttgtttacaaatcttataaatgtatgtgGTGGCGAGGGGGGCCTTTTAACCCACACATGGGGTAAAAGGCACACAGTATTGATACAAATACTTcagctaaaataatgtttttaataacgTCTAggttaatacttgttcaaaagaatcactttagcaaagtttgtactattttctgtttatttatataaatgaaagAATTCATTTTCGTTCAATAAATataatgtcattaaaatgttaatataaaaatatattttaaaatacaattattttaaaaagtaaagattctgaaagcactgaaggagatcccataatatttaatatagatttacagtagtaacaataaatattttattatgatataattaacatcatatttttaaacatgattgtttcattataaatatggatgTCATCTCTAAGGTGGATACCCAatttgatatatgatatttactatctgaatctaaccatgtcatgtcaacaaataGAAAAGTCAGCCAGCTGTTTCATCATGTTAATCATTGTACCTTTTGCCCCAAAAGTAGGTGCTCTTTTTACCCCATACTTTTACAAATTCTTCCGTTACTGAAAACTGTTGCTTgaattaccttgaacaaaactgaaagtCATTaagatgacttttttttctgaaaatacaaacattcatttaagtgattctcatttgctacttaaaacaacattttaaacatcatATTAGATcaaactagggctgcacaattaatcaaatttcTAATTGTGATTACAATTACGGATGCCACaattaccaaaaaaaatatataaatgtccacttacattattctgtgcttaaggtgtgtttttttttctttctaaaaaggttATCTTAagtgttttttcccccattgttttaatttgaggcttaaagtattagttcactttgaaattaaaattagcccaacctttactcaccctcaagccatcctaggtgtgtatgactttcttgtttctgacgaagacaatcggagaaatattaataaatatcctgatgcatccgagctttataatagcagtgatagggttcaatgagtatgagttgaacaaagtgcttcataaatccatcataaatgtgcgctccacacagctccggggggttaataaaggccttctaaagcgaaaagatgtgtttgtgtaaaataaatatccataattaaacaagttatgaagttgAATAttgagcttccgccagaccgcttccgtattcaacgtatgcagaaagtgtaaaactacTGCAGTTCACAAAGTtcacactttcttcgtaacttgaatacggaaggtggtctggcagaagctagatatttgacttcataacttgttaaatatggatatttattttacacaaacagATTGTTTCACtacagaaggactttattaacactccggagccatgtggagcacatatttatgatggatggatatggatggaagcactttgttcagctcattgaaccctatcactgccactataaagctcggatgcgtcaggatgtttattaatatttctccgattgtcttCATTAGAAACAAgaaagttatatacacctaggatggcttcagggtgagtaaaggttgggctaattttcatttcaaagtgaactaatcctttaatgctatagaaaagcaataaaagTTTTCAGCaagagtgttttcagcttgtttattttcatataaaagaaaatggcatgcagttgcttcaaacaatgttataaagctattcaaaacatcaatgtaaattgtaatattcGTAATTAATAATTGCAATTACGAATTTTAAGGGAATAATCTACAATTATGAtttgtcataatcgtgcagTCCTAGATCAAACTACCTCAGAATTAACTTTGCGCTGCTGCACGCAATGGCATCAAGGATCAGAcaaatgtgcatgtgcattttgaAAAGCGGATATTTATTTAGGAAAGTGGCatgtttttgtgccatctagtggtttagaggaaaataaaatcaaaggtgCCTTTACCCCATTGTTCCAGCCTCACATCATTCCaaacccttaaagggatagctcacccaaaaatgaaaatttatccaatgatttactcaccctcaagccatcctaggtgtatatgactttcttctttcagaaacacaatcggagatatatttaaaaatatccttagtcctctaaggtttataatggttgtgaatgggaggccacgttttgaagccaaaaataatgcatccatccatacaactccagggaGATAAAAAAGTTCTTCTGAAGCTaagcgtttttgtaagaaaaatatccatatttaaaactttataaattcaaataactagcttccagtggacgaccgtacgcagaatgcgcaaatCGATTTGCGGCAGAAGGGTATCCTTTGACCCGACGCACAACGTAAAGATAAACgctcgtctgaaagaagatagtcatatacacctaggatggcttgagggtgagtaaatcatggaataattttcatttttgggtgaactatccctttaagactttcattcatcttcagaacacaaatgaagatattttaatgaaatctgagagcttttcaGGTATTCTGTCTCTTCACTTaaagtctattcacccaaaactctgatgcttcaaaacatttataaagagattgtaaaataaatccatatgaattgagtggtttaatgcaagtcttctgaagagacacaattgcTTTCTAggatgaacagattaaatttagacttttatttgATCAGCAAATATACATAAAGCACTCAAATATGGAAAACAGAAGCTTAGCTTAACCATATTTGCttgatttgttttatgatttgaagcatcagagttttggttgagagggacagaaatctcttcagatttcattaaaaatattttcatttgtgttccaaagaagaacaaaagccttatgggtttggaaagacatgagagggtgagtaactgatgacagaatttttatttttgggtgaactatccctttaaatctttGAGTGGTGTTGGCCAAATATCATAAGGATGAGTAGTTGGTGGTGAATTCTTACCAGAGTGCAATGCAGGTCTCCCTTCACTGTGCTGTAGATGAGGACCGACCCAGCTGCAGTACCCAGCGCCAACAGATCTGACTGCTCAACTGCCGTCCCGGCCTCACATTTCCTCTTCTTCCTCTGTGGAACATCCTAAAgcacacacataaaaataaaaaaaaatgtttattaccattaaatatataattcattatatatttatttatataattcattcagtccttcaggatttttttttttttttatttatttaattatgaataatattaaaacacttCCTATCAGTCATTCTTTTTTCACAAATTTTCAATCATTTCCATCAAGAAGACTTTAATGCATGTAACCTATGGAGAGCATTTTAACATTACTAGCAAATAATTAAATAGTGActaaatttctttaattttattaacaactTACTGCTAGATGAATAGTCTGCTACATGAATAGTAACATGTTTTGTTACTGGTGACAAACTATTAAGTTTTAATAAGgattattggtaacacttaagtatagggaacacaaactattaactatgacttttcccctcaaactcctaatttactgcttattaatagttagtaagctagttaagtttaggtattgggtaggattaataatgtagaataaggtcatgcagaataaggcattaatatgtgcttaataattatgaataaatagccaatattctagtaatatgcatgccaagaagcaactagttaaaagaccctaaaataaagtgttaccagattaTTTATTAAGTATTCTAATTACATGTATTCAGTTATTATCTATTAAATAGCTACtagcatttatttgtaacaaGAAACTGGAGCAGTTACTAATAACCACTTGCATAGTTACAACTAACAAGTACTATTAATAGCTAATAAATAGTTTGCTAACTCTCTGGTACTAAGAAAAATTAGAAAACATACTGACAAGTtaatgtttgatattttaatcacaaacacaaaagaaCTCCAAGTTAAACGTTTGGTATTTGTTACTAGTAACAATGGAAGAGTTACTTGTCAAAGACGTTTATGACCAACTTCACTAACTAGAATGAACGACTACGACGTTCCGCGTGTTACTAATATACTGAATACAGACAGAAAGACTGCGATCTCTGATAGACACTTTACTAAACAGCAACAAGTGAAAGAGTGAGGGTTGTGCAGCCATGTGACCACGTGTTAGTTTGCTAAAGTCCATCTAAATACAACACTGATAATtaaaactacacaaaaataagtaaattaaaacaaatgtgttgacatgattttgagttataaagtatATTACAGAGAATCATCACTTTAGACAACATCAACTTATTCTGCCTACATTATTAGCCACAGACAACCAACAGACGACTATAACAATGTGTATGAGCCTGAATATGTGCTTGCAGCCGAACTTCTGGAATCAGTGTAGTGATTTTAAAGgttgtgtttaattttttgttggATCTGCGCGTCTCGCGGCCTGTATCTGAACATGTGCCACAAGCAACATGTGCGTGGCGCGCTCCACGAGCTCAGCTCTAAAGCATCCAGTATAGATATTCTTAAATGATCAGTGTTCAGTTATATGATCACATGAAGAATAAATACTCCATCAAAGCGACCAGAAGACCATGCAACGGTGTACTGCGATACAACAGGCCGCATCCCCCCACTGTCCCCCGAACACTGTGCGTTACCTGAACTGCTCGGCACGGTCCCCATGTCACACAGGTACAGGCTGCGCTTAGGTGCGCGGAAGGCACATATTCCTGTTGTAAAGTTTTGCTGTCAGTATTCCAGATCCGCAGTCTCCCGTCCTGTGCGCAGAGTGCCAGAAACTGCTGTGATTTAGGGCTGAATGCGCAGGGCAGCGCAGCTCGGCCTCCGTCCGCCGCCATCTTACCATTCCGCGTGCGTCCGTCTGCTCCACGGGAAACACGTGTGAGAGAAAATTCCAAAGCGCGCAAGCGCAGCCGCGCAGGCGCTGCGGAAACGCTAATTGGCCCTGCTGGGGTCTGTGGGCGTCCCATTATTGTTTTTAACCAATCACAGACGGACGCGGAAGTTTCTTGCTCGAATTTTTTGTTATCTAGAATTATTTTTGGGACAGTTATCATCAAATGCAATTTCATTTGCTTTCTATAACTTAAATGAATGCGTTTTAGTACACAGTACCtaagttaaatatatttaattttaaattgtctTTATATGTAGGCTACCTACTATCACTGTAACACAGAAAAAATAAGAAAGACATCTAATCAAAATTCtcattttgtaacatttactgGAAGGagttacatatttattttgtacatgTAATTATTCTAATGAATTTGGGTCATGTGTCTTTATGTATATttagtatttaaatatacatatctTTATGTGCATTTAACAAATAATTCCAAtaacatattttcttttaaaacgcttaatttattttatttaaatatgataaatGTACGTTTATAAACGACTGCAATAATTCCTTTATGTTGCTGCATAAGAAgaactttttaaacatttacttatttttttttaatatttacttatttattattaattttattttaatttattttcttgtatGAAGAAATGTATTGTTtcaacagtaaaacagtaaccTAAAAAGTAAAACCTAACAGGTGATTAAGATTTCTATAAAAAACACATagactatatatttatatatataatttatatatattgtatattattttataggcTTTAAGAAAGCAGTTCTCTAGACCTAATCATACAAGCCTCGTAAATAGTTATATTTTTCtcctttaaagatatttatcATAAAAGAAACTGAGGGAAAATAGGAAATTAACAGAACATTCTGAAGAcgtttattaatttaataaaaaagaaactgaTGAAAAACAGGAAAGAACCCATCTACCGGTGACCAGGTGGTACTGCATCTCTCAGTGACGTCCTTTCCATCATGGCGGCGCCCTTTGAGAATCATGCtggattgtttttttcttctagcACAATAGGCACAAGTTAAGTTGCCACTTACGCAAGAATCCAGCCAGTAAATAATTATATGTCGAATTATTTAGGTATTATGACAGATCGTTTAAAATTGTCTATTTACTACAAATTTGtatgactttatattttacaaaggTTATTGTATAGAGGTAATTTGTAGTGAATTATATAATGCATGATTTGTGAGTTCCCAGTATGTCTATTCTGGTCAGTGTAGAAGCGCTCAACTAGCTGCTGTGTGTGATGTTTCTGCTCACTGAGTGCTGAGAAGAACAAATTAAGCCTTCAAAAGTGTATCATTTTCATTCTTCAAGTCATTCTTTCTTTGAGCTCAAAACCATGACATTTCATTGCGTTTGGGTCTCTCATTCATGACTCGTGAATTTGCCTATGTCATGTGTTTGGAGAGGCATCATGTGGTTCGCGTTAAACCATTTTTCTGTGGCCTGAGGAGCTTTGGGACTGACTCAAATGATTCTGACAAGGGCTCAGATGTACCTGTGTCTACTTTCCCACCGTTCTCTCGAAGAGCGTATTTGTCTGGGAGACGTCGACCTCTGTCCCCACTGGAGAGGGTTAGTCAGTTGCTGCCTGAAGACAGTCTGAGTCAAGAGGTTTGGGAGCTACGGGACACTAGAAGCAATGAGGTTGAACAGGACACTCAGAGTCTGGGGAAGGAGCGAGAAGAGGCAACAGAGGAAGCTCAAGGATCTTTTGCTCCACATCATGTGTGTGTTCCTGGGGAAAGGCCAATATGTTTCGGAGAGACTCTACTGGCCGAGTTTAGTCGGAAGAGACGTTTAGAGTTTCGGAAGATGTTCCAGCTAAAGGAGGGCCTGAAGCTCCATAGTAACTGGGGGTTAATAGCTCACGAGGACATGGAGGGCCGCCCTGCTGGAAGCATCATACGCACTTCAATGGGAATCCCGTTTCTCATTCGCCGACCCAGCCTGGATGAGTTCACTCTCTTCATGAAGAGAGGGCCAGCTATTGCATACCCAAAAGTAAGAAATGATCATCACAAAACAGCAGTCAGTCATCTACACATCAGTGAATCAGTAATATATGCATATCTTTGCATGTTgtgacatacacacacacacacacacacacacacacagtaccggtcaaaagtttggaaacattactatttttaatgtttttgaaagaagtctctattatactcatcaagcctgcatttatttgatcaaaaatacagaaaaaaacagtaatattgtgaaatattattacaatttaaaataatggttttctattttaatatactttaaaatataatttatttctgtgatgcaaagctgaattttcatcagctattactccagtcttcagtgtcacatgatccttcagaaatcattgtaatatgctgatttgatactcggttattatcaaagttggaaacagttgtgctgcttaatattttttggataTTGTGAtagatttttcaggattcattgatgaataaaaagttaaaaagaacagcatttatataaaatagaaatattttctaacaatataactcttgctgaataaaagtattatcttcttccaaaaagaaagaaagaaagaaaaaatatactgacctcaaacttttgaacagtagtgtatattgttaccaaatatttattttaaataaatgctatttattcatcaaagaatcctgaaaaaagtatcacaggtgttaaaaaaaaaatattaagcagcacaactgtttccaacatgataataaatcagcatattagaatgatttctggagggtcatgtgacactgaagactggagtaatggctgatgaaaatttagctttgcatcacagaaataaataatattttaaagtatattataatagaaaaccaatattttagattgtaataatacttcacaatattactgtttttatttctgtatttttgatcaaataaatacaggcttgatgagcagaagaggcttcttttgaaaacattaaaaatagtaatgtttctaaacttttgaccggtactgtgtatatatatatatatatatatatatatatatatatatatatatatatatatgtgtacacaccaaatcagcatattagaatgattttctggaggatcatgtgacactgaagactggagtaatgacataaaataaaaatctaacaCACCCCGAAcatttgaaaagtaatttacattcattcaaggtgtaaggaaaatatgttattactttttacttgatggttacacTACGAGTTTTATGCCAATTAAAACAAAAGAGTCTCTCGGATCTCTATCCTCTGCAGGACGCAAGTGCGATGTTGACAATGATGGATGT
This window of the Ctenopharyngodon idella isolate HZGC_01 chromosome 17, HZGC01, whole genome shotgun sequence genome carries:
- the trmt61b gene encoding tRNA (adenine(58)-N(1))-methyltransferase, mitochondrial — translated: MTREFAYVMCLERHHVVRVKPFFCGLRSFGTDSNDSDKGSDVPVSTFPPFSRRAYLSGRRRPLSPLERVSQLLPEDSLSQEVWELRDTRSNEVEQDTQSLGKEREEATEEAQGSFAPHHVCVPGERPICFGETLLAEFSRKRRLEFRKMFQLKEGLKLHSNWGLIAHEDMEGRPAGSIIRTSMGIPFLIRRPSLDEFTLFMKRGPAIAYPKDASAMLTMMDVTEGDCVLESGSGSGAMSLFLSRAVGYKGSVLSVEIREDHHRGAVLNYQRWRSSWSLRRGEEWPDNVHFHHGDLISAGPLLAGQGFNSVALDMVNPHLALPAVVPHLHPGSVCAVYQANITQVIDLMEGLRCSTLPLVCERIVEVQYRDWLVGPSLKKDGTFNKRKAPHEDDECEPSEDTEGDLNCQEPVPFGDVPYIARPHPEQTGHTAFLIKLRKILK